One Simonsiella muelleri ATCC 29453 DNA window includes the following coding sequences:
- the trpD gene encoding anthranilate phosphoribosyltransferase, translating to MITPQQALARLVDNNELFYDEMQDLMRQIMRGEVPPEQIAGILVGLRVKVETVSEIAAATSVMREFATKVPVQDVDNLVDIVGTGGDGAKTFNISTTSMFVAAAAGAKVAKHGGSSVSSSSGAADVLEALGVNLMQLPEKTAKSIESCGMGFMFAQNHHIAMRYVAPVRKLLGFRTIFNILGPMTNPAGAKNQLIGVFHVDLCGILSRVLQQLGSKHALVVHGSDGLDEITVTGRTRIAELKDGQIVEYDISPQDFGLPIYDNLDALKVNNAQESLALMNAVLDNTAPDVARDIVLLNTAACLYAGNVAGSLKDGLTLAREALVSGKAKAKQLEFIQFNQI from the coding sequence ATGATTACCCCCCAACAAGCCTTAGCCCGATTAGTGGATAATAACGAATTATTCTACGATGAAATGCAAGATTTAATGCGCCAAATCATGCGCGGTGAAGTACCCCCCGAACAAATCGCGGGGATTTTGGTTGGTTTACGTGTGAAAGTGGAGACGGTGTCGGAAATTGCAGCCGCCACCAGCGTGATGCGCGAATTCGCTACCAAAGTGCCTGTGCAAGATGTTGATAACTTAGTGGATATTGTCGGTACGGGGGGCGATGGTGCAAAAACTTTCAATATTTCCACAACGTCCATGTTTGTGGCGGCTGCTGCGGGCGCGAAAGTAGCGAAACACGGTGGGAGTTCGGTGTCCTCATCAAGCGGCGCGGCGGATGTGTTGGAAGCGTTGGGGGTGAATTTGATGCAATTACCTGAAAAAACAGCGAAAAGCATTGAATCATGTGGCATGGGTTTTATGTTTGCACAAAATCATCACATTGCGATGCGCTATGTTGCGCCTGTGCGTAAATTGTTGGGTTTTCGCACGATTTTCAATATATTAGGTCCAATGACCAATCCTGCTGGTGCCAAAAATCAATTAATTGGTGTGTTTCACGTGGACTTGTGTGGTATTTTGTCGCGTGTGTTGCAGCAATTGGGTTCAAAACATGCATTGGTGGTGCATGGTAGCGATGGTTTGGACGAAATCACGGTTACGGGTCGCACGCGCATTGCCGAATTAAAAGACGGTCAAATTGTGGAATACGATATTTCTCCCCAAGATTTTGGTTTGCCGATTTATGACAATTTGGACGCACTCAAGGTCAATAACGCGCAAGAGTCATTGGCATTAATGAACGCGGTTTTAGACAACACTGCGCCTGATGTGGCGCGTGATATTGTGTTGTTGAATACGGCGGCGTGTTTGTACGCTGGTAATGTGGCAGGCAGCCTGAAAGATGGGCTGACGTTGGCACGTGAAGCATTGGTAAGTGGCAAAGCCAAAGCCAAACAATTGGAATTTATTCAATTTAATCAAATTTAA
- the metW gene encoding methionine biosynthesis protein MetW: protein MKLREDLQLIYDWIPDHSHVLDLGCGDGELLSALTTHKNCTGYGVEIATDRVQAAIERGVNVIQADVEAGLAAFGSHSFDVIVLSQTIQAMRDTQAILRNLTHVAKQAIVSFPNFGYWRNRLQIGLSGHMPVSERMPHQWYNTPNIHLCTLQDFELLCAKNQLHVLERAVMTGNKRVEKLPNLLGSLAFYRVG from the coding sequence ATGAAATTACGCGAAGATTTACAATTAATTTACGACTGGATTCCCGACCACAGTCATGTGTTGGATTTGGGTTGTGGTGATGGTGAATTATTGTCGGCTTTGACCACTCATAAAAATTGTACGGGTTACGGCGTGGAAATTGCCACCGACCGTGTTCAGGCAGCCATTGAGCGTGGCGTGAATGTGATTCAAGCGGATGTTGAAGCAGGATTGGCGGCATTTGGTAGCCACAGTTTTGACGTGATTGTGTTGAGCCAAACCATTCAAGCCATGCGCGACACACAAGCCATTTTGCGGAATCTGACCCATGTTGCCAAGCAAGCGATTGTGAGTTTTCCTAATTTTGGTTATTGGCGCAATCGGTTGCAAATTGGTTTGAGTGGGCATATGCCTGTGAGTGAACGAATGCCACATCAATGGTACAACACACCCAATATCCATTTGTGTACGCTGCAAGATTTTGAATTATTGTGTGCCAAAAATCAGCTGCATGTGCTGGAACGCGCCGTCATGACGGGTAACAAACGCGTGGAAAAACTACCTAATTTATTGGGAAGTTTGGCGTTTTATCGGGTTGGCTGA
- the pncB gene encoding nicotinate phosphoribosyltransferase has translation MTTPIIQSLLDTDLYKFTMLQVVLHQFPQAHGVYHFHCRNAQTAYPLADIKDDLERELDALCELKFTQDELAYLRSFRFIKSDFVDYLELFQLKRRFVYVSPSEDGRLNITVQGPIIQAMFFEIYILAIVNELYFRRLETSEVLAEGEKRLQEKIVLLKKLNGRQHPDDNPFLVSDFGTRRRYNRQWQEYVVQSFQAAVPEIFRGTSNVYLAKKFNIAAIGTMAHEFLQAFQALDVKLRDFQKAALEAWVHEYRGDLGIALTDVVGMDAFLRDFDLYFAKLFDGLRHDSGDPYAWGEKAYAHYQKLKIDSRTKMLTFSDGLDLEKAWDLHQHFKGRFKTSFGIGTNLTNDMGLETLNIVLKLVECNGQSVAKISDTAGKTLTTNNTFLAYLRQVFQIAE, from the coding sequence ATGACAACGCCTATTATCCAATCTTTGCTGGACACCGATTTGTACAAATTCACCATGTTACAAGTGGTGTTACACCAATTTCCACAAGCGCATGGTGTGTATCACTTTCACTGCCGAAATGCACAAACCGCCTACCCATTGGCTGACATCAAAGATGATTTAGAACGTGAGTTAGATGCACTTTGCGAATTAAAATTCACACAAGACGAATTGGCTTATTTACGCAGTTTTCGTTTTATTAAAAGCGATTTTGTGGATTATTTGGAATTGTTTCAATTAAAACGCCGCTTTGTCTATGTTTCGCCAAGTGAAGATGGCAGGCTGAATATCACGGTACAAGGTCCGATTATTCAAGCGATGTTCTTTGAAATTTACATTTTGGCGATTGTGAATGAACTTTATTTCCGCCGTTTGGAAACCTCTGAAGTATTGGCAGAAGGTGAAAAGCGGTTACAAGAAAAAATTGTTTTATTGAAAAAATTAAATGGCCGCCAACACCCCGATGATAACCCTTTTTTGGTGTCGGATTTTGGCACGCGCCGTCGCTACAATCGTCAGTGGCAAGAATACGTTGTGCAGAGTTTTCAGGCTGCCGTCCCTGAAATTTTCCGTGGAACCAGCAATGTGTATTTAGCCAAAAAATTCAATATTGCTGCCATTGGCACAATGGCGCACGAATTTTTACAGGCATTTCAGGCGCTTGATGTTAAATTGCGCGATTTCCAAAAAGCCGCTTTAGAAGCATGGGTACATGAATATCGTGGTGATTTGGGCATTGCGCTTACAGATGTGGTGGGGATGGACGCATTTTTGCGTGATTTTGATTTGTATTTTGCTAAATTATTTGATGGGTTGCGCCACGATAGCGGCGATCCCTATGCGTGGGGCGAAAAAGCCTACGCGCATTACCAAAAATTAAAAATTGATAGCCGAACCAAAATGCTCACTTTTTCCGACGGTTTGGATTTGGAAAAAGCGTGGGATTTGCATCAACATTTTAAAGGGCGATTCAAAACCAGTTTTGGTATTGGCACAAATTTAACCAACGATATGGGTTTGGAAACGTTAAATATTGTGCTGAAATTGGTGGAATGCAACGGACAATCAGTCGCTAAAATTTCTGACACCGCAGGCAAAACACTGACCACTAACAATACCTTTTTAGCATATTTGCGCCAAGTTTTTCAAATCGCAGAATAA
- the ubiA gene encoding 4-hydroxybenzoate octaprenyltransferase has protein sequence MKIKKLLSQIMHPRLIGKLTVYTQLMRLDRPIGTLLLLYPTIWAIWIASNGKPDLLTIIMFTIGTFLMRSAGCVINDWADRKFDGHVARTHLRPAARGLVSKKEVYKLTGFLCILAALCLIPFDYKTWIMAIPAVFLAFSYPYMKRFFPIPQFYLGLAFSFGIPMAFVAITGKLSALAWWLFAANVFWTLAYDTIYAMADKADDLKIGIKTSAITFGKYDAEAAMACYALFNIFMIQVGFSIGAMWPYWWIMVLTIYLQWNFYIQIQKRDPQACFNTFLDNNKIGMMWFLGIVMHFSYM, from the coding sequence ATGAAAATCAAAAAATTATTGTCGCAAATCATGCACCCGCGTTTGATTGGCAAATTAACCGTTTACACACAATTGATGCGACTGGATCGTCCGATTGGGACGCTGTTGCTGTTGTATCCAACTATTTGGGCGATTTGGATTGCGTCCAATGGCAAACCTGATTTGTTGACAATTATCATGTTTACAATTGGTACATTTTTGATGCGCAGCGCAGGTTGCGTGATAAATGACTGGGCAGACCGCAAATTTGATGGGCACGTTGCACGAACGCATTTACGTCCTGCGGCGCGTGGTTTGGTAAGCAAAAAAGAAGTGTATAAATTAACAGGATTTTTGTGTATTTTAGCGGCATTGTGTCTGATACCGTTTGACTATAAAACGTGGATTATGGCGATTCCTGCGGTATTTTTGGCGTTTTCGTATCCTTATATGAAACGTTTTTTTCCGATACCACAATTTTATTTGGGTTTGGCATTTTCATTTGGGATTCCGATGGCGTTTGTGGCGATAACGGGGAAATTGTCGGCGTTGGCGTGGTGGCTATTTGCGGCGAACGTGTTTTGGACGTTGGCGTATGACACCATCTACGCGATGGCAGACAAAGCTGATGATTTAAAAATTGGCATCAAAACATCTGCCATCACATTTGGTAAATACGATGCAGAAGCAGCGATGGCGTGTTATGCGTTGTTTAATATTTTTATGATACAAGTGGGTTTTAGTATTGGTGCGATGTGGCCTTATTGGTGGATTATGGTTTTAACTATTTATTTACAATGGAATTTTTATATTCAAATTCAAAAACGCGACCCGCAAGCCTGTTTCAATACCTTTTTGGACAACAACAAAATTGGCATGATGTGGTTTTTGGGTATTGTGATGCACTTTTCTTATATGTGA
- a CDS encoding Smr/MutS family protein, which produces MNFQDTLKQLHQQAKAETKARELAAAIAKKQQQIQAEESFAELMKDVQPLKNPNRNYIAPPDRSPIKPRPQTEHLAEEHFFYVGDGYTMEIPATFSKNGQGSNDIKRLQNGHYEVVADVDLHGYTQEEAQQVLNEFIEFVKQRGVCGEIVHGSGFGSAGYKPVLKSLVRRWLMQHPDVLAYCEPRKGNDGAVRILIKRPRRTDPFAEER; this is translated from the coding sequence ATGAATTTTCAAGATACTTTAAAACAATTGCATCAGCAAGCCAAAGCCGAAACCAAAGCGCGTGAATTAGCCGCTGCTATTGCAAAAAAACAGCAACAAATTCAAGCAGAAGAAAGTTTCGCAGAACTCATGAAAGACGTGCAACCTCTAAAAAATCCCAACCGCAATTACATCGCCCCTCCCGACCGCAGCCCCATCAAACCACGTCCCCAAACCGAACATTTAGCCGAAGAACATTTTTTCTATGTCGGTGATGGTTACACAATGGAAATCCCAGCCACATTCAGCAAAAATGGACAAGGCAGCAACGACATCAAACGCCTACAAAATGGACATTACGAAGTGGTGGCGGACGTAGATTTACACGGTTATACCCAAGAAGAAGCTCAGCAAGTATTAAACGAATTCATTGAATTTGTTAAACAACGTGGCGTGTGTGGCGAGATTGTGCATGGCAGTGGTTTTGGGTCAGCTGGTTACAAGCCTGTGTTGAAATCGCTGGTACGCCGTTGGTTAATGCAGCACCCCGATGTGTTGGCGTATTGTGAGCCACGCAAAGGCAATGATGGTGCGGTGCGCATTTTAATTAAACGTCCACGCCGAACTGACCCATTTGCGGAAGAGAGATAA